The following are encoded together in the Gadus chalcogrammus isolate NIFS_2021 chromosome 2, NIFS_Gcha_1.0, whole genome shotgun sequence genome:
- the LOC130402384 gene encoding cytosolic phospholipase A2 gamma-like, protein MSHLTLWNHPGLRLRHRGLQDSVPHIALLGSGGGQRAAVALLGSLQQMGQDDLLDTLLYMGGVSGSGWAMASLYTDPQWSTNTAAALARLTQPGPGVDDIMAWLRVRAEQEDFSLSDLWGSLLSSSVMKQLDRTRLSDEAKRQTTNPYPVYSALEQNCYLDGQTKGKWFELTPHESGFTELNHFTPTSQLGQRPSDRGASEGEKGVKGGKEEVMEVEVSGMDMVTLQGIIGSAMADEQKMLAHLPDWLKNILDIHSSPSEGGVDSQERKTKGDAWMEKVLKPVREGLLALPDGPVREGLLALPDGPVKDVVSWVVLKLLPLITEWKWGTTANFIYHSPDEFIPECLRSTENLQLVDAGLFLNSPYPPFLGPRRDVDLIISLDFSLGQSLKSLTLARDYAVEVGKPFPVIDDTVLEDVDWPRDFYVFPGGRSAPTIVYMPLFNQRNCRGISRDAPVYLGFQVTILVVVEGELGQQQWFFLLPLYGCTLDMEVHTYIFNGKSFRWDSDAAEVKSKMAEYTTVQMPYNQKKIAGLLKIAMDNMKNNKNKLMLEMHSAAVRKQKRRS, encoded by the exons ATGTCACATCTGACCCTGTGGAACCATCCAGGGCTGCGACTGAGACACAGGGGCCTGCAA gactCGGTGCCCCACATCGCCCTGctgggctctgggggggggcagagggcggCTGTGGCTCTCCTGGGGTCTCTCCAGCAGATGGGGCAGGACGACCTGCTGGACACCCTGCTCTACATGGGAGGAGTGTCTGGGTCTGGCTG GGCCATGGCGTCCCTCTACACCGACCCCCAGTGGAGCACCAACACGGCCGCAGCTCTGGCCAGGCTGACCCAGCCCGGCCCGGGGGTGGACGACATCATGGCCTGGCTGAGGGTCCGGGCGGAGCAGGAGGACTTCTCCCTCTCCGACCTCTGggggtccctcctctcctccagcgtCATGAAGCAG CTGGACCGCACGCGCCTCTCCGACGAGGCCAAGAGACAAACCACCAACCCCTATCCGGTCTACAGTGCGCTGGAACAAAACTGCTACTTGGACGGCCAGACAAAag gcaaaTGGTTTGAGTTGACTCCTCATGAGTCGGGCTTCACAGAGCTGAATCActtcacccccacctcccagcTGGGCCAAAGACCCTCAGACAGAGGGGCGTCTGAGGGGGAGAAGGGCGtgaagggggggaaggaggag GttatggaggtggaggtgtccgGGATGGACATGGTCACCCTGCAAG GTATAATAGGCAGTGCAATGGCAGATGAACAGAAGATGCTGGCGCATTTGCCGGATTGGCTGAAAA ATATTCTTGATATCCACTCTTCCCCGTCCGAGGGAGGCGTGGACAGCCAGGAGAGGAAGACGAAGGGCGACGCATGGATGGAGAAGGTCCTGAAGCCGGTGAGGGAGGGGCTCCTCGCTCTGCCCGACGGCCCGGTGAGGGAGGGGCTCCTCGCTCTGCCCGACGGCCCGGTCAAGGACGTGG TCTCGTGGGTGGTCTTGAAACTCTTACCCTTGATCACCGAATGGAAATGGGGAACCACAGCCAACTTCATCTATCACAGCCCAG ACGAGTTCATTCCAGAGTGTCTGAGGTCGACGGAGAACCTCCAGCTGGTTGACGCTGGTCTGTTCCTGAACTCCCCATACCCTCCGTTCCTCGGGCCCAGGAGGGACGTGGACCTCATCATCTCCCTGGACTTCTCCCTGGGGCAGAgcctgaag AGCCTGACCCTGGCCAGGGATTATGCAGTCGAGGTGGGGAAGCCGTTCCCAGTGATAGACGACACGGTCCTGGAGGACGTGGACTGGCCCAGGGACTTCTACGTGTTCCCGGGAGGTCGTTCCGCGCCCACCATCGTTTACATGCCTCTCTTCAACCAAAGGAACTGCAGAGGTATAAGTCGGGATGCCCCCGTGTACCTCGGCTTTCAAGTCACGATTCTTGTGGTCGTCGAAGGAGAA TTGGGTCAGCAACAGTGGTTTTTCCTTTTGCCTCTTTATGGATGTACCCTTGATATGGAGGTCCACACGTACATTTTTAACGGGAAATCGTTTCGTTGGGACTCAGACGCAGCCGAGGTGAAGTCCAAGATGGCGGAGTACACTACAGTCCAGATGCCGTACAACCAGAAGAAGATAGCTGGCCTGTTGAAGATAGCCATGGACAACATgaagaacaacaaaaacaaactgaTGCTCGAGATGCACAGTGCTGCTGTTCGCAAGCAGAAACGCAG ATCATAG
- the LOC130398171 gene encoding cytosolic phospholipase A2 zeta-like isoform X1, translating into MVSCRGRAAVLACFVCVSLRGLLAQPVNATAEPSPETSAKQLVRGPSKALSPGEAEFIRQRKEVVLASLGRLNISSTADSVPHIALLGSGGGQRAAVALLGSLQQMGQDDLLDPLLYMGGVSGSTWTMALLYSDPQWSVNKEQVFSSVGVHGDKPWWSLFTGPYWWLRAKSKDEDFSLSEIWGLLTSYLFMNHMDQRLLSDEASRGSTNPYPVYSAIEKECFNTNTTEAVWFEFTPHEAGFPELGLFVSTAYLGSGFEGEELKERKPEMDMVQLLGIVGSAFANEDSIAEIAPPWMNMSTAGTALKAHLRIHFTLTILVDMLDSGITNVTDLAKVEDLQKRVSDILLEEVPLHNLTTEEQVEELQRKNLALFGSVQTWVAELDNGVYKVAVADLMEKVLPLLIKWQWGTTENFLYAVKDSEVPDCLQSRVLNLIDGGIAINVPYESFLGKKRDVDLLIAAEFSAGEMFETLTLARDYAAAVGKPFPVIDEQVLLDKDWPKDFYVFPGENDQPTIVFMPLFNRINCKDEAEVKARMVEYSTFQRPFSPEKVAALQEIARDNMRNNKDAIVREIQNAATRRQARRNVTDSAL; encoded by the exons ATGGTGTCCTGTCGTGGGCGCGCGGCCGTGCTGGCCTGCTTCGTCTGTGTTTCACTCCGAGGTCTTTTAGCCCAGCCAGTGAACGCCACAGCGGAGCCCAGCCCAGAGACCAGTGCCAAG CAGCTTGTCCGCGGGCCCAGCAAAGCTCTGAGCCCCGGCGAGGCGGAGTTCATCCGTCAGAggaaggaggtggtgctggcgtCCCTTGGTAGACTCAACATCAGCAGCACAGCG gactCGGTGCCCCACATCGCCCTGctgggctctgggggggggcagagggcggCTGTGGCTCTCCTGGGGTCTCTCCAGCAGATGGGGCAGGACGACCTGCTGGACCCCCTGCTCTACATGGGAGGAGTGTCTGGGTCCACATG gACCATGGCGTTGCTGTACAGTGATCCACAGTGGAGTGTCAACAAGGAGCAAGTGTTTTCCAGTGTGGGGGTCCACGGAGATAAACCTTGGTGGAGCCTATTTACTGGGCCTTATTGGTGGCTAAGGGCCAAATCCAAAGATGAGGACTTCTCCCTGTCAGAGATCTGGGGTCTGCTGACCTCTTATCTCTTCATGAACCAC ATGGATCAACGTCTCCTGTCAGACGAGGCCAGTCGAGGCAGCACCAACCCATACCCCGTCTACAGCGCCATAGAGAAGGAGTGCTTTAATACGAACACAACAGAAG ctgtgTGGTTTGAGTTTACCCCTCATGAGGCAGGCTTCCCAGAGTTGGGTCTCTTTGTTTCGACTGCCTACTTGGGCAGCGGTTTCGAGGGAGAGGAGCTCAAGGAACGAAAGCCAGAGATGGATATGGTTCAACTGCTAG GTATTGTGGGTTCTGCTTTTGCAAATGAGGACAGCATTGCAGAGATTGCGCCTCCTTGGATGAACATGTCAACAGCTG GTACAGCCCTGAAGGCCCATCTGCGTATTCATTTCACGTTGACTATTCTGGTGGATATGCTCGATTCTGGAATCACAAATGTCACGGATTTGGCTAAAGTGGAAGACCTGCAGAAAAGGGTGTCTG aTATACTTCTCGAGGAGGTGCCTCTGCACAACTTGACCACAGAGGAGCAGGTTGAAGAGTTGCAGCGCAAGAACCTGGCGCTGTTTGGAAGCGTCCAGACCTGGGTCGCGGAATTGGACAATGGGGTATATAAAGTTGCAG TTGCTGACTTGATGGAAAAGGTTCTCCCATTGCTGATCAAATGGCAGTGGGGAACAACAGAGAACTTCCTTTACGCGGTCAAAG ATTCGGAGGTCCCTGATTGTCTCCAGTCAAGGGTGTTAAACCTGATCGACGGGGGCATCGCCATCAACGTGCCGTACGAATCCTTCTTAGGGAAGAAGAGGGACGTAGACCTCCTCATAGCAGCAGAGTTCAGTGCCGGGGAAATGTTTGAG ACTCTGACCCTGGCCAGGGACTATGCAGCTGCAGTTGGGAAGCCCTTCCCAGTGATAGACGAGCAGGTCCTGCTAGACAAAGACTGGCCCAAGGACTTCTACGTGTTCCCGGGGGAGAATGACCAACCCACCATCGTATTCATGCCTCTTTTCAACAGGATCAACTGCAAAG ATGAGGCCGAGGTCAAGGCCAGGATGGTGGAGTACAGCACCTTCCAGAGGCCCTTCAGCCCGGAGAAGGTCGCCGCCCTGCAGGAGATAGCGCGCGACAACATGAGGAACAACAAGGACGCCATCGTGAGGGAGATCCAGAACGCTGCCACGCGCAGGCAGGCCCgcag GAACGTGACAGACTCTGCTCTCTAA
- the LOC130398171 gene encoding cytosolic phospholipase A2 zeta-like isoform X2 has protein sequence MVSCRGRAAVLACFVCVSLRGLLAQPVNATAEPSPETSAKLVRGPSKALSPGEAEFIRQRKEVVLASLGRLNISSTADSVPHIALLGSGGGQRAAVALLGSLQQMGQDDLLDPLLYMGGVSGSTWTMALLYSDPQWSVNKEQVFSSVGVHGDKPWWSLFTGPYWWLRAKSKDEDFSLSEIWGLLTSYLFMNHMDQRLLSDEASRGSTNPYPVYSAIEKECFNTNTTEAVWFEFTPHEAGFPELGLFVSTAYLGSGFEGEELKERKPEMDMVQLLGIVGSAFANEDSIAEIAPPWMNMSTAGTALKAHLRIHFTLTILVDMLDSGITNVTDLAKVEDLQKRVSDILLEEVPLHNLTTEEQVEELQRKNLALFGSVQTWVAELDNGVYKVAVADLMEKVLPLLIKWQWGTTENFLYAVKDSEVPDCLQSRVLNLIDGGIAINVPYESFLGKKRDVDLLIAAEFSAGEMFETLTLARDYAAAVGKPFPVIDEQVLLDKDWPKDFYVFPGENDQPTIVFMPLFNRINCKDEAEVKARMVEYSTFQRPFSPEKVAALQEIARDNMRNNKDAIVREIQNAATRRQARRNVTDSAL, from the exons ATGGTGTCCTGTCGTGGGCGCGCGGCCGTGCTGGCCTGCTTCGTCTGTGTTTCACTCCGAGGTCTTTTAGCCCAGCCAGTGAACGCCACAGCGGAGCCCAGCCCAGAGACCAGTGCCAAG CTTGTCCGCGGGCCCAGCAAAGCTCTGAGCCCCGGCGAGGCGGAGTTCATCCGTCAGAggaaggaggtggtgctggcgtCCCTTGGTAGACTCAACATCAGCAGCACAGCG gactCGGTGCCCCACATCGCCCTGctgggctctgggggggggcagagggcggCTGTGGCTCTCCTGGGGTCTCTCCAGCAGATGGGGCAGGACGACCTGCTGGACCCCCTGCTCTACATGGGAGGAGTGTCTGGGTCCACATG gACCATGGCGTTGCTGTACAGTGATCCACAGTGGAGTGTCAACAAGGAGCAAGTGTTTTCCAGTGTGGGGGTCCACGGAGATAAACCTTGGTGGAGCCTATTTACTGGGCCTTATTGGTGGCTAAGGGCCAAATCCAAAGATGAGGACTTCTCCCTGTCAGAGATCTGGGGTCTGCTGACCTCTTATCTCTTCATGAACCAC ATGGATCAACGTCTCCTGTCAGACGAGGCCAGTCGAGGCAGCACCAACCCATACCCCGTCTACAGCGCCATAGAGAAGGAGTGCTTTAATACGAACACAACAGAAG ctgtgTGGTTTGAGTTTACCCCTCATGAGGCAGGCTTCCCAGAGTTGGGTCTCTTTGTTTCGACTGCCTACTTGGGCAGCGGTTTCGAGGGAGAGGAGCTCAAGGAACGAAAGCCAGAGATGGATATGGTTCAACTGCTAG GTATTGTGGGTTCTGCTTTTGCAAATGAGGACAGCATTGCAGAGATTGCGCCTCCTTGGATGAACATGTCAACAGCTG GTACAGCCCTGAAGGCCCATCTGCGTATTCATTTCACGTTGACTATTCTGGTGGATATGCTCGATTCTGGAATCACAAATGTCACGGATTTGGCTAAAGTGGAAGACCTGCAGAAAAGGGTGTCTG aTATACTTCTCGAGGAGGTGCCTCTGCACAACTTGACCACAGAGGAGCAGGTTGAAGAGTTGCAGCGCAAGAACCTGGCGCTGTTTGGAAGCGTCCAGACCTGGGTCGCGGAATTGGACAATGGGGTATATAAAGTTGCAG TTGCTGACTTGATGGAAAAGGTTCTCCCATTGCTGATCAAATGGCAGTGGGGAACAACAGAGAACTTCCTTTACGCGGTCAAAG ATTCGGAGGTCCCTGATTGTCTCCAGTCAAGGGTGTTAAACCTGATCGACGGGGGCATCGCCATCAACGTGCCGTACGAATCCTTCTTAGGGAAGAAGAGGGACGTAGACCTCCTCATAGCAGCAGAGTTCAGTGCCGGGGAAATGTTTGAG ACTCTGACCCTGGCCAGGGACTATGCAGCTGCAGTTGGGAAGCCCTTCCCAGTGATAGACGAGCAGGTCCTGCTAGACAAAGACTGGCCCAAGGACTTCTACGTGTTCCCGGGGGAGAATGACCAACCCACCATCGTATTCATGCCTCTTTTCAACAGGATCAACTGCAAAG ATGAGGCCGAGGTCAAGGCCAGGATGGTGGAGTACAGCACCTTCCAGAGGCCCTTCAGCCCGGAGAAGGTCGCCGCCCTGCAGGAGATAGCGCGCGACAACATGAGGAACAACAAGGACGCCATCGTGAGGGAGATCCAGAACGCTGCCACGCGCAGGCAGGCCCgcag GAACGTGACAGACTCTGCTCTCTAA